The Acinetobacter shaoyimingii DNA segment CGGGAAATTTAAATGCTGATCCAACTACAAATCCACAAGAGACAATCAGGGCAAATCCAATTGAAACCAAAACAGTGCTAGATTTTGCAATTTTAGCTGTAGCCAAAGCAGCGATTGCGCCAACAGCAAACTGCCAGTAACGAGAAAAGAGATCAAAGTAGGCGGCTTCTGGTTGAGTAAATGTAAAATAAATTCCCCAGCAAAATGAACATAAAGACAATATTGATAATAAAGCGACCATACAGAAGGTCAGGTTAAGCTTAAATAAATTGGCACCAAATTTGGACAGTTTAACGATGATAATCCAGCTGACATAGACCTGAGCAATGATTGAAATCGCCCAGAAATGTTGGACTAAGCTTACACTTTCATTTCGTGCTAAATAATCACTCGATCGGATAATCAGCCAGTAATTTTCTAAATAAATCGCACTAGCAACGATATGGCTGAAATTATTTTTCCAACTTACTGGAGAGAGAATAAAGATCGTTGTAATAAAACAAAATAAAAGAACAAGTATAACTTCAGGAATTGTTCTTTGAATAAAGCGTTGAATATGATTATGCGCACTAAATTTTTCTGATTGACGGATGCGATTCAGTTTACTATAACCAAGAAAATAGCCAGATATCACAAAGAAAACATCAACACCACCAGAAACGCCATTTCCCCAGATATGAAAACATGCAACCAACAGTGCGCCTAGCAATCTTATTCCTTGTATTTCAGGTCTAAAATACTGTGTGTTAGAAGGCTTATTTTTTAGCGTTGATAATCCCATATTGTCATATAATTAAAATTTAAGTATTTGAATCATATTGTATTTATAGGCATGGGTAAAAAATTATTTTATTTAAAAATAATGAAATTAATATCGAATTTATTCAAAAGTTTGAGAAAGAACTCCTTTTAACATAATTTTTGCCTCATCTTTTAATACATCTCCGTGAGCGGCAACTAAACTTGTGAAATCCAAGGCTAATAATTTTTGAAAATCATCTTTTAAACTATTTTGATGTGAAGAAACTCTTTTGAGCCATGGTTTTCCAATAAAAAATCCTAAGCGAAATCCCATAACAAATAAAATGATTTTGCTTAGAAAACTGGTATGCCCCCAATGATTCCAATATTGAATACTATCTGTCGTAATCAACAATTTATATTCTTTTAAAAGCAAAACAGATTCGGGAAACTTGGCCGATTTGAAAATAAAAAATTGACTATTTTTGATCGGAGGCATTACATCCGTATCTATAATTTTATTTGGAACTAATTCAGGATATGTTTGATGCTGTTCCTGACTCCAAAAATTGGCGCTAAAAGTGTCAAGGTAATATTGATCATCTAAGCCATGGAAATCACCCAATCGTATCACATGCTTGACCACGCCTAACTGGTTTAAGTATTGCAAATTTTCATCATTTAATCGTACTGCGTTAATGATGATTAAATCCTGTCCATCACGTACAACGACCATGTTTCGATTCATTTGTAACAATGGACTTAACCGTATGCTTGTTTTGAGTAGGTAAACATTTGGAAAAATTTCTATAAATGTATCTTGCTTGCTGACCTTGGCATCATTGTTTATGGATTATTCTATTTTTTTGTACAGATTAATAATAAGCGTATATTTTGAATAGTGTAAGACTTGTGAGGATATTATTTTCAATTAAATGAGTATAAAGCCAATGATGAACTTAAAAATTAAATGGAAAAATCCGCTAAAGATGCATATGTATTGAATGAGAAATAAACCTGTTTTAAGTTGCATTTTATCGCGCTGCACTCAACCGCAAAATTATGGTGTAAAATAAGATACTGGGACATATTAAGTTTTTAATAATAGGGAGCTTTTATGCTCCTTATTTCATTTCTATGCTGTTGTTTGGGTTTAGATCGTAATGTATATATTGGTGTTAATGGTGATCATAGCAGTGATATGCATTGTTACGATCAAGAACGTAGATCAACGCCGTTGGCAACGTTATCAAATTGAACGCGATTTACATTTTCGTGACCATCCTTACGTGCTTAAATCTGAACCTGCATTTAATGTTCGCGTCATCATGTCGAAATCGGCACATTTTAAATTGATCAACACTTTAATGCTGAAGCAATCCACACAACAGGTCTTTAAAAAGGCCATGCTACAGCGTGAAAAAGCTTCTGAGCAGGATGCATATCAATTTGTGGTTAAAGTCCTGATTGAAGATATCCACATTGGCTATTTGGAACAGCATTATGCAGAGACCTTCTGTGAGGTTTTGAAGGAGTCAGATTTTTATATTGGTCGACCTATTTCAATTTTGTCGGAAGTGACCTTTTGTAAAAATAATTTTAGTGATGCTGGCTGTAAAGTTGTGCTCGGATTACCTTTAGATCCAAATGAGATCAAAGATTTAATTGAAGATAGATTTGAGATTGAAGTAGAACAAAAGCCTGATGCATAAGTCTTCTTAAACATCCATTTGATCTTTGGCTATAACAATAGAACCTGCATAAGGAAGAGTGCAACTCACTTAGAATCGGATGTCATAAAACTTTATAAATACTGAGATTAATCTGATCTAAATCAGAATGGGTGATCACGTATTTAATTTGATCTCTGAGCTCCACAGAAAAATGAATATTTTTTTCTAATATTTTGTTCTGAAAAGAAAATTGAGCAATGAGGACATCGTGTTTACGTCGCAAATTAATTTGAATGGGAAAATCGAATATATTCTTAAACTGCAAATCTTTATAAGCGTATACGATCGTGGCATCACTCCCTAAGGGCGTAAACCGTTCATGCTCTTGATAAATGTCTACAGAGTGGGCATGCCGTTCGATGATCTTTAAGCCAGCTTTTAACGCTGTGATATATAAAATGCACGACACTTGGCAGATCCCACCGCCAATTTCTTCCCCAATCGCTCCATTGATAATATTTCGACCTTGCTTAAAACCATTTTGAATGGATGGCTCTGGAACTAAATGCCAAAAAGAGAAAATATGGTTTGGGGGGACGATTAAACCATCAATATATTGAATACACAGATCAATGTTGGCTGTTTTATTTTCAAAGAATGAACTGGCTTTAATTTGTTGTTCGGTTGAAATTTGAAAGGGAAATATCACATTAGAATGTGTATGTTTGACATATTGCTTTGATGCAAAGAGGTGATGATTTTGAATATGTTCCCGCCAATAACGTTTATAAAGTTGGTATTTGAGTTTGGCTCGCTGCGGTATGTATTTTTTCATTGTTTCTCCAAAATCACGACTAAATAAGAGGCGTATTCTTTTAAGGGAGAACGACACAACAGGGTATCGATATTTAAAAACAATGGACGAAAACGAGTGGGAATACGATGAATCGGAAAAAATAGAAAACCTTGATAAAACTTAAGCTTCCATTGAGCCGTGAGCATTTTTTCAATATCAGAGATGCTGATTTGATTGGCTGCATGCCAGTTGTGTTGTTGGTGCTTAACCTGCTTTCTACGTTTTTGAGATGGAAAATCAAAAATTAACTTGCCACCTTGTTTGAGTTTTTGGTGGGCATGTTCTACAAATTTTTTCGTTGTTTCCATGTCTTGATGCATGATGACGTGAAAAGAAAAAATAACCTCAAATTTTGAATCTTCAAAAGGAATTTGGGTTAACTCGCCTTGGAGCAGTGTTTTATGTGGGTATTTTTGTTGAGCAACTTTGAGCATCTCTTCACTAAAATCGACACCATAATCGGCATAATCCAGTAAACGCCCCGTACCACAACCTAAATCTAAGCATTGAGTAGGGGAGACACTTTTTAAAGTGCGATCTAGAAAATCACGTTCTTGCCGATCAATATATTGACCATAGGCATTTTGAAAACGATTTTCATCGTAGTGTGCTGCAAGTTCGTCGTAGTATTCTTTGATCTGTTCCGTGCTCATATGTCACTCATCTTTATTTTTATTTCATTTGAATTTTATAGATTTTATCTTAATTTATTCTTTTTCCTTTATCTATCATTTTGAATAATCTAGCAAATTTTTAGCAAAAGTGAGACAAATTTTCTTACCAAATCTCACCATAATCTCAGCTATAATTAGTTTTATTTAAAAGATTGAGAAAGGCATATGCGCGTACTTGTTGTGATGGATCCCATCGAAAATGTAAATCTCAAAAAAGACTCAACTATGGCAATGCTATGGGCTGCTTCACGTCGTGGTCATGAACTTGGATATGCATTACAACAAGATCTGTATATCGATCAAGGCAAAGCGTTTGGTTTGATTTCTCCGCTAAAAGTGTTTGAAGATTACAACTATTATTTTGAGTTGGGGGAAAAACGTAAAGAATTTATTGCTGCATATGACGTCGTGTTAATGCGTAAAGACCCGCCTTTCGATATGAACTTTGTCTACACCACCTATATTTTGGAGCAGGCAGAACGTGAAGGGGCTTGGATTATTAACAAACCGCAAAGCCTTCGTGACTGCAATGAAAAACTCTTTGCAACCCAGTTCCCAGAACTTCAAGTACCGACTTTAGTGACTTCACAACAAAGTCTGATTCGCGAATTTTTAAAAGAACATGGTGATGTGATTGTGAAACCACTTGATGGTATGGGTGGAATGGGAATCTTCCGTTTATACCAAGATGGTGTAAATATCGGGTCAACCATTGAAATTTTGACCAATAATGGTACACAACCGATTATGGCGCAGCGTTATATCCCAGAAATTGTCGATGGTGATAAACGCATTCTGATGATCAATGGAGAGCCAGTGCCTTATTGTTTAGCGCGGATTCCACAAAATGGTGAAGTGCGTGGGAATTTGGCTGCAGGTGGTTTAGGTGAAGCACGACCACTGACTGAAAATGACAAAGCCATTGCTGCTAAAGTCGGTCCAATTTTAAAAGAGAAAGGTTTGGTCTTTGTCGGACTCGATGTGATTGGAGATTATGTCACTGAAATTAATGTCACCAGTCCAACCTGTATTCGTGAAATTGATACTCAATTTGGAACTTCAATTGCGGATGACTTATTTGATGTTTTAGAGCAAGGTCTAGCTCAAAAATAACGCCGAAAACATCTCATATATAATTTTTGTCAGATGGCTATTTTGAATCAGGGCGTATTTATAAAGCCTAGTATTTTAAAAAGGGTGTTTATGAAAATAAGCACTCTTTTTTATTTGAATGTCACTGTAAAAATATCGATTGTATTATGATATTTTGTGCATTATTTTCCCGATTAATAACAAAAGTAGTTTAAACTTAAAAATCAGTGGAAAAAAACAATGAAACGTTTGGTGAAAAAAAGTAAATAAACTTTTCCCAGTAGGTGTTTGTGATTACAATTGCTCTTTGGAAAATACGTTAATATCTATTTGAATTGAAGAATTAGACAGTGACTCATACCCCACAAAAAACACCTAAACATGTCATGATGATGGCCGCTGGAACCGGTGGGCATGTTTTCCCAGCGTTAGCTGTAGCCAAACAATTGCAACAAGAAGGTTGCCAAGTGTCTTGGTTAGCAACGCCTACAGGAATGGAAAATCGATTATTACAACAACATGATATTCCAATCTATCAAATTGATATTCAGGGTGTCCGTGGTAATGGTTTAATCCGTAAACTTGCAGCACCATTTAAAATTTTAAAAGCAACATGGATTGCAATGCGTTACATGAAAGCATTGAAAGTAGATGCCGTTGCTGGCTTTGGTGGTTATGTTGCAGGCCCAGGTGGTCTGGCTGCCCGTGTGCTTGGTATTCCTATTATTGTTCATGAGCAAAATGCAGTTGCAGGTTTTACCAATACTCAGCTTTCACGTATTGCTAAAATTGTTTGTCAGGCTTTCCCAAATACTTTCCCAGCCAGTGGTAAAATTATCACCACAGGTAATCCTGTACGTGCAGAAATCACCGAAATTTTTAACCCTTCATTTCGATATCAAGAGCGTCAAGCAACAAATGCAACGCTCAATATCTTAATTGTCGGTGGGTCTTTAGGTGCGCAGGCTTTGAATACATGCGTACCAGAAGCATTAAAAAAACTGAATGTTGCGATGAACGTGTATCACCAATGTGGTCAAAATCATCAGGAAAAAACGCAAGCTTTATATGCTGATGCACCTGCCAATATGCATGTGAATGTGCAACCGTTTATTGAAAATATGGCTGAAGCCTATAGCAACGCGGATCTGATTATTTGTCGTGCAGGGGCATTAACGGTGACCGAAGTTGCGACAGCTGGTGTTGCTGCAGTTTTTATTCCACTTCCAACTGCGGTGGATGACCATCAAACAGCGAATGCGAAGTTTTTAGCTAATATCAATGCTGCAAAAATTTGTCCGCAACCAGGTATGACACCAGATTCGCTGAGTCAAATATTAGTTCCATTAATGAACAGACAGTTGTTAATGGAAATGGCAGTTAAAGCTCGTCAACACGCTCAACCGAATGCAACAAAGCAAGTGGTTGAGTTAATTAAAGATTTGTAAGTTTTTTAGAGTAAATTATGTCTCCATCAAGCCCAGCTGATAAAGCAAAAAACCTGATTAAGATCCCAGAAATGCGCCGTATTAAGCATATCCATTTTGTGGGTATTGGTGGTGCAGGGATGTGTGGTATTGCTGAAGTGCTCAAAAACCAAGGCTACAAAGTTTCAGGTTCAGACATTAAAGCCTCTAAAACCACACAACAGCTTGAAGAGAATGGTATTCAGGTTTATATCGGTCATGCTGCTGAAAATATTGTCAATGCCAATGTACTTGTGGTTTCAACAGCCATCGATACTGAAAACCTAGAAATCAAAGCAGCGATTGAAAACCGTATTCCTGTTGTACGTCGTGCAGAAATGCTCGGTGAGTTGATGCGTTACCGTCACGGTATTGCTGTAGCAGGTACGCATGGTAAAACCACAACGACAAGTTTAGTGACCTGTATGTTGGCAGAAGAAAACCTCGATCCTACCTATGTGATTGGTGGTTTGTTGAATCGTTCTGGTGTCAATGCTGCATTGGGTGCGAGTCGCTTTATTGTAGCAGAGGCAGATGAGTCGGATGCTTCATTCTTATATTTAGAGCCAATGGCAGCGATTGTCACCAATATTGATGCCGATCATATGGATACCTATGGCGGTAGCTTCGATACCTTAAAAGATACCTTTGTTCAATTTTTGCAAAAATTACCATTTTACGGTTTGGCTGTAGTGTGTGGGGATGATGCGAACATTCGTGAAATCATGCCACGTATTGGTCGTCCAGTTTTAACCTATGGTTTTAATGAAGATAATGACATTCGTGCGGTCGATGTAAAGCAAGAAGGCATGCAATCACACTTTACGGTATTGCGTAAAGGTCGTGAGCCTTTATCACTGACCATTAATATGCCAGGTCTACACAATATCTTAAATGCTTTGGCAGCAATTGGTGTGGCAACGGATGAGGGTGTTTCAGATGCTGCAATTGCCCGCGCATTAGAAAGCTTCAGTGGCGTTGGTCGTCGTTTCCAAATTCAAGGTGAGTTTGAATTGGGCGAGGGTACAGTGAAATTGGTGGATGATTATGGTCACCATCCGAAAGAAGTTGAAGCAACAATTAAAGCGGCACGTGCCAGCCATCCGGATCGTCGTTTAGTGATGATGTTCCAACCGCATCGTTATAGCCGTACTCGTGATTGTTTCGATGATTTCGTTGATGTATTGTCTCAAGTAGACCAACTGTTGCTTTTAGAAGTGTATTCAGCAGGTGAAAAACCGATTGTTGGTGCGGACAGTCGAACATTAGCGCGTAGTTTGCGTTTACGTGGGGAAATTGAACCGATTTTGATTGATCCAGTCGAAGGTAATCTGGAAGCTACGCTCCAAAAAGTGTTACAAGCAAACGACTTGTTATTAACGCAAGGTGCAGGTAACGTGGGAGCAATTTCAGTAGAATTGGCTCAGAATAAACTGTATATAAAATAATTGCTGTGTGTGATTATTCGTTCAAGTGACTAACTTTTATAAGTTTAAGGATATAAACGTGTCAAATGCTTCTAAATTCGGCAAAGTTGCTGTATTGCTTGGTGGTAAATCTGCAGAGCGTGAGGTGTCATTAGATAGTGGTAACGCTGTACTTGAAGCATTATTACGTGCAGGGGTTAATGCCGAAGGTTTTGACCCACAACAACGTAGCGTGACTGAACTTATAAGCTATGATCGTGCATTTATTGTATTGCATGGTCGTGGTGGAGAAGATGGACAAATCCAAGGTGCGCTTGAGTGGATGAATATTCCATACACAGGTACGGGTGTTCAGGGCTCAGCCATTGGTATGGACAAAGTTAAAACCAAGCAAATTTGGCAAGGTTCTGATTTACCGACTGCACCTTATCGTATCGTAAGCCAAGAGACCAATTTGGATGAGGTGGTTGCAAGCTTAGGTTTGCCATTGATCATCAAACCTGTTCATGAAGGTTCAAGCGTTGGTATGAGTAAGGTTGAAAAGGCTGAAGACTTGGCTCAGGCCATTGCCAAAGCAACTGAACATGATGCAGTGGTGATGGCGGAAAAATGGATTACAGGACGTGAATTCACCATTTCATTTTTAAATGGTCAACCATTGCCGGTGATTCGTCTACAGCCTCCAGCAGATGTCGCATTTTATGATTACGAAGCCAAATACAATCGTAATGATGTCGAATATGGCATCCCTTGTGGTTTAGATGAGGCGGAAGAAAAAAATCTACAACAATTATGCTTACGTGCCTTCCAAGCCGTAGGTGCAAGTGGTTGGGGTCGTATTGATGCGATGCAAGATGAACAAGGTCGTTTCTGGTTGCTTGAGGTCAATACTGTACCAGGGATGACCAGTCACTCGCTGGTACCAAAAGCAGCCAAAGCAGTCGGATATAGCTTTGATGAGCTTTGTGTGGCGATTTTAGAACAAACTTTAGCGAAAGAAACACACTAATCTATGGCTCAACTTCCAGCTTCAATGCGCCGTAAACGTGCAGCCATCACATCGATACATGATAAGCCGCCTTCTCGTAAAGAGAAACTCATCAATACGGGTGGGTGGTTTCTGCTTATCGTGGCTTTTTGTGTACTATTTGCGGGGGTTTATGGCCTGTATAAGGTCATTACAGATGCAAAAGTTGCAACGCTGGAAGTGGTGGGCATAGATTCAAGTCAAGAACGTGAGCAGCTTCAACGTCATTTATCCAGTGTCGTCAAAGATAATTACTTCACTTCAGATCTGGAAATGATCCGTGATCGCACTTTGGAAGTTTCATGGGTCGATCACGTGGTGGTTTCGCGTGCGTGGCCAAATGGAATTCGTGTAAGAGTAATCCCAAGGCAACCGATTGCACGCTGGGGTTCTGGACGACTTCTGAGTGATGAAGGTGATATTTTTACTGAAGCGACCCCTAAGAATCATGCTAACTTACCAATGTTACATGGTCCTGTCGATCAGTCTAAAATCATGATGCGCCGTTACAATGAAATTAATCAATTGTTTCACCCAGTCAACTTGCGTTTGAAAGAATTGTATTTAACAGAACGTCGAACATGGTTCATGCAGTTTGATTCAGGATTGCGTATTATTGTCGATCAAGATCAAACAATGCATAAGTTGCAGCGCTTAAGTCATTTAGCTCAAACAGATTTAAAATCGGTTTGGCCGAATGTTTCTGGCGTAGATTTGCGTTATCGTAATGGACTTGCGATACAATGGAAAAATTCTGCACCTTTAAAGATAATAAATGGTCAGTTTGTTGTAACCAAGGATAATATAAACATTGCAGATAATGCAGTTACAAAGCCATAATACGTGGCTTGATAAAGAGGCATTACGCCACATACAAACAATGAAGAAAATGGTAGTGAATGATGAGTGAGGCTGTTCCTTCAGTTGTTGCAATAGACATTGGGACGCATAAAGTTTCAGTTCTTATTGGTAAAGTACATGCACCTGACAATATTCAGGTCATTGGCATGGCTACCGCACGCAATCGAGGCATGAATAAAGGCAAAATTGTCAGTCTTGAAAAAGTCATCACTGCAATTAAAAATGCCGTTCAAGAAGCAGAAGATATGGCTGAATGCCGTGTACATTCTGCCTGGGTCTCTATTCCGAGTACAGAACTACAAAGCTACTATGCAACCGGACGAACACCTATCTCTAATCCAGAGCGAACCATTACAACCACTGAAGTTGTTCGTGCATTAGAATTGGCCAAAGCCAGTCATATGACATCAGATCATTATTTGGCAAGTGCAGTCCCATTGGGATTTGAACTCGATGATGCAACGGAATGGGTACATAACCCCATCAATTTGTCTGCCAACAGTATGACCGCACATTATCAATTGATGATGCTACCCATTAGCACCATGCAAAACCTTGATCGTGCCATGAAAGGTGCAAATATTTTTGTCGAAAAAATGGTGGTGTCATGTTTGGCGACAGCTGAAGGTGCATTATTGAAAGACGAAAAAGAATATGGCGTATGTTTACTTGATATTGGTGCAGGTACAACCAATATCGCAGTATATATAGAAGGGCATCTTGTTTTGGCACATACCATCCAACGTGGTGGTGAAAATGTCACTCGAGATATTGCTGCTGTATTGCAAACCACAACGGAAGAAGCTGAGCGTTTAAAACTGCTTTATGGTTGTGTCGATTTACATCAAGTGAAACCAGATCATATTATAGAGTTTGAAGCGATTGATGGACCACAATCCATTAGCCGTATCGAGTTGTCAGAAATCATTATTGCGCGTTATGAAGAAATTCTAGGCATGGTGAGAGATGAGCTCGAACAACGTGGAGCACTTCAAAGTTTGTATCACGGGGTAGTTTTGAGTGGCGATGTGTGTCAAATTGAAGGCATGGTCACTTTTGCACGTCGTATATTGGGTGTATCCGCTCATTTGGGCAACCCGCCTTTAAAAGTCTATGCAGATGACAAATATTTACCTGCATTACGCCGTTCAATGTATGCAACTGCTTCAGGGCTTCTTTTATTCAGCCAAAGCGATTTACAAGAGTCGGTAGAAGAACCAGAAGAACAAGGTAAGCGCCCAGTCTTAGAGCGTGTAATGAATGGTTGGAATGCTTTAAATAACAAGTTGAAAGGCATTTTTTAGGTATATTTTTTTGGGAATATTGTTAGCAACTTGTCAAGTGTTCTGCGATGCGCTTGACAAGAACTGTAATGCAAAGCATCCTTAAAACAATTTGAAGATCAAGGCAGTATACGGGCTTAAGTGACTGCCATATTTATTAGGAAATTTTAAGGTCATGGCTTCATTTGAATTTTTAGAAGATGAACAAACCGATAACAACGGTCAAGCCCGTTTTACTGTGTTTGGTGTTGGTGGCGGTGGTGGTAATGCCGTACAGCACATGGTTCAGTCAGATATCCAAGGTGTAAAATTTGTCTGTGCCAATACAGATAAACAAGCCTTAGATCGCATGAATGCACCATTTAAAATCCAATTAGGTCAGCAAAGTACGCGTGGTTTGGGTGCTGGTGCAAACCCCGATGTTGGACAAATTGCTGCAGAAGAAAGTCGTGAGCTTATTCGTCAACACCTTGAAGGTGCGGACATGGTCTTTGTGACTGCTGGTATGGGTGGTGGTACAGGTACAGGTGCTGCGCCAGTTGTTGCAGAAATTGCTCAAGAAATGGGTATTTTAACTGTCGGTGTAGTGACAACTCCATTTAACTTCGAAGGTCGTCGTCGCCAACGTTCGGCTGAAAAAGGGATTGAAGCTTTAGAGCAACATGTTGATTCATTGATTATTATTCCAAATCAACGCTTACTCAGCGTGTATGGCGATATTTCAATGCAAGATGCTTATCGTAAAGCGGATGATGTATTACTCAGCGCAGTTCGTAGTATCTTTGATCTTGTTGTTCGTCCAGGGCACATTAACCTTGACTTCGCCGATTTGAAAACTGCCATGAGTACGCGTGGTTATGCAATGATGGGTGAAGGTAAGAGCAGTGGTTCTGACCGTGCTGAAGAAGCTGCACGTCTTGCAATCCGTAGTCCATTACTCGATAACGTAAATATTATGAATGCCAAAG contains these protein-coding regions:
- the gshB gene encoding glutathione synthase, whose translation is MRVLVVMDPIENVNLKKDSTMAMLWAASRRGHELGYALQQDLYIDQGKAFGLISPLKVFEDYNYYFELGEKRKEFIAAYDVVLMRKDPPFDMNFVYTTYILEQAEREGAWIINKPQSLRDCNEKLFATQFPELQVPTLVTSQQSLIREFLKEHGDVIVKPLDGMGGMGIFRLYQDGVNIGSTIEILTNNGTQPIMAQRYIPEIVDGDKRILMINGEPVPYCLARIPQNGEVRGNLAAGGLGEARPLTENDKAIAAKVGPILKEKGLVFVGLDVIGDYVTEINVTSPTCIREIDTQFGTSIADDLFDVLEQGLAQK
- the murG gene encoding undecaprenyldiphospho-muramoylpentapeptide beta-N-acetylglucosaminyltransferase encodes the protein MTHTPQKTPKHVMMMAAGTGGHVFPALAVAKQLQQEGCQVSWLATPTGMENRLLQQHDIPIYQIDIQGVRGNGLIRKLAAPFKILKATWIAMRYMKALKVDAVAGFGGYVAGPGGLAARVLGIPIIVHEQNAVAGFTNTQLSRIAKIVCQAFPNTFPASGKIITTGNPVRAEITEIFNPSFRYQERQATNATLNILIVGGSLGAQALNTCVPEALKKLNVAMNVYHQCGQNHQEKTQALYADAPANMHVNVQPFIENMAEAYSNADLIICRAGALTVTEVATAGVAAVFIPLPTAVDDHQTANAKFLANINAAKICPQPGMTPDSLSQILVPLMNRQLLMEMAVKARQHAQPNATKQVVELIKDL
- a CDS encoding VanW family protein; this translates as MKKYIPQRAKLKYQLYKRYWREHIQNHHLFASKQYVKHTHSNVIFPFQISTEQQIKASSFFENKTANIDLCIQYIDGLIVPPNHIFSFWHLVPEPSIQNGFKQGRNIINGAIGEEIGGGICQVSCILYITALKAGLKIIERHAHSVDIYQEHERFTPLGSDATIVYAYKDLQFKNIFDFPIQINLRRKHDVLIAQFSFQNKILEKNIHFSVELRDQIKYVITHSDLDQINLSIYKVL
- a CDS encoding cell division protein FtsQ/DivIB produces the protein MAQLPASMRRKRAAITSIHDKPPSRKEKLINTGGWFLLIVAFCVLFAGVYGLYKVITDAKVATLEVVGIDSSQEREQLQRHLSSVVKDNYFTSDLEMIRDRTLEVSWVDHVVVSRAWPNGIRVRVIPRQPIARWGSGRLLSDEGDIFTEATPKNHANLPMLHGPVDQSKIMMRRYNEINQLFHPVNLRLKELYLTERRTWFMQFDSGLRIIVDQDQTMHKLQRLSHLAQTDLKSVWPNVSGVDLRYRNGLAIQWKNSAPLKIINGQFVVTKDNINIADNAVTKP
- a CDS encoding class I SAM-dependent methyltransferase yields the protein MSTEQIKEYYDELAAHYDENRFQNAYGQYIDRQERDFLDRTLKSVSPTQCLDLGCGTGRLLDYADYGVDFSEEMLKVAQQKYPHKTLLQGELTQIPFEDSKFEVIFSFHVIMHQDMETTKKFVEHAHQKLKQGGKLIFDFPSQKRRKQVKHQQHNWHAANQISISDIEKMLTAQWKLKFYQGFLFFPIHRIPTRFRPLFLNIDTLLCRSPLKEYASYLVVILEKQ
- the ftsZ gene encoding cell division protein FtsZ, giving the protein MASFEFLEDEQTDNNGQARFTVFGVGGGGGNAVQHMVQSDIQGVKFVCANTDKQALDRMNAPFKIQLGQQSTRGLGAGANPDVGQIAAEESRELIRQHLEGADMVFVTAGMGGGTGTGAAPVVAEIAQEMGILTVGVVTTPFNFEGRRRQRSAEKGIEALEQHVDSLIIIPNQRLLSVYGDISMQDAYRKADDVLLSAVRSIFDLVVRPGHINLDFADLKTAMSTRGYAMMGEGKSSGSDRAEEAARLAIRSPLLDNVNIMNAKGVLINITGGADITLRETEIITDVVNQIVDLDEGEVFFGTVFDQDARDEIRVTVIATGLTRNANDAAEVKRRAPVSSSSNSYQQPANNAVVDEDDVPAISKRQNVDAPASAPSSTPRSAPMSIQEYLKNQQRK
- a CDS encoding D-alanine--D-alanine ligase, translating into MSNASKFGKVAVLLGGKSAEREVSLDSGNAVLEALLRAGVNAEGFDPQQRSVTELISYDRAFIVLHGRGGEDGQIQGALEWMNIPYTGTGVQGSAIGMDKVKTKQIWQGSDLPTAPYRIVSQETNLDEVVASLGLPLIIKPVHEGSSVGMSKVEKAEDLAQAIAKATEHDAVVMAEKWITGREFTISFLNGQPLPVIRLQPPADVAFYDYEAKYNRNDVEYGIPCGLDEAEEKNLQQLCLRAFQAVGASGWGRIDAMQDEQGRFWLLEVNTVPGMTSHSLVPKAAKAVGYSFDELCVAILEQTLAKETH
- the ftsA gene encoding cell division protein FtsA; its protein translation is MMSEAVPSVVAIDIGTHKVSVLIGKVHAPDNIQVIGMATARNRGMNKGKIVSLEKVITAIKNAVQEAEDMAECRVHSAWVSIPSTELQSYYATGRTPISNPERTITTTEVVRALELAKASHMTSDHYLASAVPLGFELDDATEWVHNPINLSANSMTAHYQLMMLPISTMQNLDRAMKGANIFVEKMVVSCLATAEGALLKDEKEYGVCLLDIGAGTTNIAVYIEGHLVLAHTIQRGGENVTRDIAAVLQTTTEEAERLKLLYGCVDLHQVKPDHIIEFEAIDGPQSISRIELSEIIIARYEEILGMVRDELEQRGALQSLYHGVVLSGDVCQIEGMVTFARRILGVSAHLGNPPLKVYADDKYLPALRRSMYATASGLLLFSQSDLQESVEEPEEQGKRPVLERVMNGWNALNNKLKGIF
- the murC gene encoding UDP-N-acetylmuramate--L-alanine ligase, with protein sequence MSPSSPADKAKNLIKIPEMRRIKHIHFVGIGGAGMCGIAEVLKNQGYKVSGSDIKASKTTQQLEENGIQVYIGHAAENIVNANVLVVSTAIDTENLEIKAAIENRIPVVRRAEMLGELMRYRHGIAVAGTHGKTTTTSLVTCMLAEENLDPTYVIGGLLNRSGVNAALGASRFIVAEADESDASFLYLEPMAAIVTNIDADHMDTYGGSFDTLKDTFVQFLQKLPFYGLAVVCGDDANIREIMPRIGRPVLTYGFNEDNDIRAVDVKQEGMQSHFTVLRKGREPLSLTINMPGLHNILNALAAIGVATDEGVSDAAIARALESFSGVGRRFQIQGEFELGEGTVKLVDDYGHHPKEVEATIKAARASHPDRRLVMMFQPHRYSRTRDCFDDFVDVLSQVDQLLLLEVYSAGEKPIVGADSRTLARSLRLRGEIEPILIDPVEGNLEATLQKVLQANDLLLTQGAGNVGAISVELAQNKLYIK